One window from the genome of Buchnera aphidicola (Neophyllaphis podocarpi) encodes:
- the pheT gene encoding phenylalanine--tRNA ligase subunit beta has product MKFSASWLKEWLFPKFDISNFHEKITNSGLEIEDIYTISNKFTRVVVGEIVNFKNICKINKINVFKIRINCNDVITVVSDINIYCRIGIKVPVALVGSNIFPNNKIVNFRKIYDIVSEGIICSYKELCIYNTSTNDIIELNSDAPVGYDIYKYFMLYDKIVKVNITPNRSDCLSIRGFAREISIICGKKLHKKRNLFNFNNNIKDIFSIKNLALKHCPKYIGRIIKNVNLNLSSPFWMKNKLRNCGIDSIDVISDIINYVLLELGQPVNIFNLDKITKNILVRFSNNTDFFCIKKDKSIKLQNKYLVVSDDKEIISLAGIINSKKYDVNMYTKNLFLESAYFNPDSVLFSSKNLNLSTNFSNHFIAGIDPLIQHESIEYATSLILKICGGNAGPVFSDKNNINYSTNKIVTLSKIKVNKIINNNINNNDINHILNKLNYDFKYYNNQWFVSVPSWRLDINIEEDLIEDIIRIYGYNNIQKKPFLFLSVKPNESLLDVFLDKSKILLVNKGYHEIISYSFLSSNYKKIFYPNKDLLELLNPMSSDLLFMRPSLYCGLINAVIYNIKRNIKNIRLFESGLCFIKNNNNSINFRQELFLSGVLSGKYYNDHWDINNKEVDFFDLKGDVESILGLTGKLDFIEFKNNNFLESLLHPTKRANIYLENNLIGSIGEIHPKFDKHLNINQNIVLFELFIEKLSFCHLTKVSKISIYPSTRRDISIIIPNNIRVFDVIKEIKNSSIKYLSEINIFDVYYGKEFGKQYKSISISLILQSDKKTLEVNEINFIINQCIEILFNKFKARLRN; this is encoded by the coding sequence ATGAAATTTAGTGCATCTTGGTTAAAGGAATGGTTATTTCCTAAATTTGATATATCTAATTTTCATGAAAAAATAACTAATTCAGGTTTAGAAATTGAAGATATATATACTATATCTAATAAATTTACAAGAGTAGTAGTTGGAGAGATAGTTAATTTTAAAAATATTTGTAAAATTAATAAAATTAATGTTTTTAAAATAAGAATAAATTGCAATGATGTAATAACCGTAGTTTCTGATATTAATATTTATTGTAGAATAGGTATTAAAGTTCCTGTTGCTCTTGTCGGTAGTAATATATTTCCTAATAATAAAATAGTTAATTTTCGTAAAATTTATGATATTGTTTCCGAAGGAATTATTTGTTCCTATAAAGAATTATGTATTTATAATACTTCAACTAATGATATAATTGAATTAAATTCTGATGCTCCTGTTGGTTATGATATTTATAAATATTTTATGTTATATGATAAAATAGTAAAAGTTAATATTACTCCAAACAGATCAGATTGTTTATCTATTAGAGGTTTTGCAAGAGAAATTTCTATTATTTGTGGTAAAAAATTACATAAAAAACGAAATTTATTTAATTTTAATAATAATATAAAAGATATTTTTTCTATAAAAAATTTAGCTTTAAAGCATTGCCCTAAATATATAGGTCGTATAATTAAAAATGTTAATTTAAATCTTTCATCACCTTTTTGGATGAAAAACAAATTAAGAAATTGTGGCATAGATTCTATAGATGTTATATCAGACATTATTAATTATGTTTTATTAGAACTGGGTCAACCTGTAAATATTTTTAATTTAGATAAAATTACAAAAAATATATTAGTTAGATTTTCTAATAATACAGATTTTTTTTGTATAAAAAAAGATAAATCTATTAAATTACAAAATAAATACTTAGTAGTATCAGATGATAAAGAAATTATCTCTTTGGCTGGTATAATAAATTCTAAAAAATATGATGTTAATATGTATACAAAAAATTTATTTTTAGAATCTGCTTATTTTAACCCTGATTCTGTATTATTTAGTTCTAAAAATTTAAATTTAAGCACAAATTTTTCTAATCATTTTATTGCAGGTATAGACCCATTAATACAGCATGAGTCTATAGAATATGCTACTAGTTTAATATTAAAAATTTGTGGAGGTAATGCAGGTCCTGTTTTTAGCGATAAAAATAATATCAATTATAGTACAAACAAAATTGTAACTTTAAGTAAAATAAAAGTAAACAAAATTATTAATAATAATATAAATAATAATGATATAAATCATATTTTAAATAAACTAAATTATGATTTTAAATATTACAATAATCAATGGTTTGTTAGTGTACCTAGTTGGCGTTTAGATATTAATATAGAAGAAGATTTAATTGAAGATATAATACGTATATATGGATATAATAATATACAAAAAAAACCTTTTTTATTTTTGAGTGTTAAACCTAATGAAAGTTTATTAGATGTTTTTTTAGATAAATCTAAAATTTTATTAGTAAATAAAGGTTATCACGAGATTATAAGTTATAGTTTTTTGAGTTCTAATTATAAAAAAATTTTTTATCCTAATAAAGATTTATTAGAATTATTAAACCCTATGTCCTCCGACTTATTATTTATGAGACCATCTTTATATTGCGGATTAATTAATGCTGTTATTTATAATATAAAAAGAAATATTAAGAATATAAGATTATTTGAAAGTGGTTTATGTTTTATAAAGAATAATAATAATTCAATTAATTTTAGGCAAGAGTTATTTTTATCAGGAGTTTTAAGCGGTAAATATTATAATGACCATTGGGATATAAATAATAAAGAGGTTGATTTTTTTGATCTTAAAGGAGATGTAGAATCTATTTTAGGTTTAACTGGAAAATTAGATTTTATTGAATTTAAAAATAATAATTTTCTTGAATCATTATTACATCCTACAAAAAGAGCTAATATATATCTAGAAAATAACCTCATTGGTTCTATAGGAGAAATACATCCTAAATTTGATAAACATTTAAATATTAATCAAAATATAGTATTATTTGAATTGTTTATAGAAAAATTATCATTTTGTCATTTAACAAAAGTTTCTAAAATTTCTATTTATCCTAGTACTAGAAGAGATATTTCTATTATTATCCCTAATAATATTCGTGTTTTTGATGTTATTAAAGAAATAAAAAATAGTTCAATAAAATATTTATCTGAGATAAATATTTTTGATGTATATTATGGTAAAGAGTTTGGAAAACAGTATAAAAGTATATCAATTAGTTTAATTCTTCAAAGTGATAAAAAAACTTTAGAAGTTAATGAGATTAATTTTATTATTAATCAATGTATAGAAATATTGTTTAATAAATTTAAAGCAAGATTAAGGAATTAA
- a CDS encoding HU family DNA-binding protein gives MLLTKSKISEYLFITLGINKNEAKELVFIFFKELSSTLIDHENVKLLGFGKFNVLNKKQRVCRNFKTNQSIKIKSYVSISFKSSKKLKNNIKKYIIKI, from the coding sequence ATGTTACTTACTAAATCTAAAATTTCAGAATATTTATTTATTACATTAGGAATTAATAAAAATGAAGCAAAAGAACTAGTATTCATTTTTTTTAAAGAATTGTCTTCTACTTTAATAGATCATGAGAATGTAAAATTATTAGGTTTTGGTAAATTTAATGTCTTAAATAAAAAACAAAGGGTTTGTAGAAATTTTAAAACTAATCAATCTATTAAAATAAAATCATACGTTTCTATATCTTTTAAATCTAGTAAAAAATTAAAAAATAATATTAAAAAGTATATAATAAAAATTTAG
- the glyS gene encoding glycine--tRNA ligase subunit beta, protein MVINNTLLIEIGTEDLPGKKLNKIILSFVEQIKIFSRKNNIKFDKLYWFATPRRIAIKLKNIKKKNKNKKEDNIESKIKIIIEKSLISIKTTKLMYWNCRKYKFIRPIRNILICLNKKIIKTKIFGLKSTNTVNGHVLMNKNKIKIQNTDEYPNILIKKGNVIVESKIRRKIIKRGIKKIIKNIKGKIKIDHNLLEEITSIVEWPVVLVGNFQEKFLKIPKEILVCIIKNYQKCFPVYNKNNNLMPYFIFVIDIKSTNNEKIVKDNENVIKSRLIDALLFLKEDLKIKLKNYVNNLNNILFHKRLGSMYDKTIRIIKISSWIAKNIKINLKDTIKTAKLSKFDLVTNMVFEFPETQGITGMQYALYNKEKKEIALAIKEHYYPSFSKDKIPSNKIGSAISIADKIDTIVGMFYVGNIPKSNKDPFAIRRSTIGIIRIIISYKLNIDLLKIIKKSIELYSNNKPNEKLQIKIFNFIMERLKYKYIKKGYNLKDILKIIKLKKNKLYEIDLKIKAINKFNKLEKSKILFENYRRINKIIIKFDKNTNDKTINTMLFKFKEERHLEKFIKHIKIKISKMKINNLYYEILIELLKINKYVNNFFKKVLVNDVDKKLKINRINLLIKTKKVLETIGKIL, encoded by the coding sequence ATGGTTATTAATAATACACTATTGATAGAAATTGGAACTGAAGATCTCCCTGGTAAAAAATTAAATAAAATTATATTATCTTTTGTTGAACAAATAAAAATTTTTTCAAGAAAAAATAACATAAAATTTGATAAATTATATTGGTTTGCAACACCTAGAAGAATAGCAATCAAATTAAAGAATATAAAAAAAAAAAATAAAAATAAAAAAGAAGATAACATTGAATCAAAAATTAAAATAATAATAGAAAAATCTTTAATAAGCATAAAAACAACAAAATTAATGTATTGGAATTGTAGAAAATATAAATTTATTAGACCAATTCGTAATATTTTAATATGTTTAAATAAAAAAATAATAAAAACAAAAATATTTGGACTAAAATCTACAAATACAGTAAATGGTCATGTATTAATGAATAAAAATAAAATAAAAATTCAAAATACAGATGAATATCCTAATATTTTAATTAAAAAAGGCAATGTAATAGTTGAATCTAAAATTAGAAGAAAAATAATTAAAAGAGGAATAAAAAAAATAATAAAAAATATAAAAGGAAAAATAAAAATAGATCATAATTTGTTAGAAGAGATAACATCAATAGTAGAATGGCCGGTTGTTTTAGTTGGTAATTTTCAGGAGAAATTTTTAAAAATACCTAAAGAAATTTTAGTATGTATAATAAAAAACTATCAAAAATGTTTTCCTGTATATAATAAAAATAATAATCTTATGCCTTATTTTATATTTGTTATAGATATAAAATCTACAAATAATGAAAAAATAGTAAAAGATAATGAAAATGTAATTAAATCTCGTTTAATAGATGCATTATTATTTTTGAAAGAAGATTTAAAAATAAAATTAAAAAATTATGTTAATAATTTAAATAACATATTGTTTCATAAAAGATTAGGATCTATGTATGATAAAACTATAAGAATAATAAAAATATCATCATGGATCGCTAAAAATATAAAAATAAATCTAAAAGATACTATAAAAACAGCAAAATTATCAAAATTTGATCTAGTAACTAACATGGTATTTGAATTTCCAGAAACTCAAGGTATTACAGGTATGCAATATGCTTTATATAACAAAGAAAAAAAAGAAATAGCATTAGCTATTAAAGAACATTACTATCCTAGTTTTTCTAAAGATAAAATCCCTAGCAATAAAATAGGATCTGCAATATCAATAGCTGATAAAATTGATACAATAGTAGGTATGTTTTATGTAGGTAATATACCAAAAAGTAATAAAGATCCTTTTGCTATACGTAGATCTACTATTGGAATTATTAGAATTATCATAAGTTATAAATTAAATATAGATTTATTAAAAATAATAAAAAAATCAATCGAACTATATTCAAATAATAAACCAAATGAAAAATTACAAATAAAAATTTTTAATTTTATTATGGAAAGATTAAAATATAAATATATAAAAAAAGGTTATAATTTAAAAGATATCTTAAAAATAATAAAACTAAAAAAAAATAAGTTATATGAAATAGATTTAAAAATAAAAGCTATAAACAAATTTAATAAATTAGAAAAATCAAAAATATTATTCGAAAATTATAGAAGAATTAATAAAATAATTATTAAATTTGATAAAAATACAAATGATAAAACTATTAATACAATGTTATTTAAATTTAAAGAAGAAAGGCATTTAGAAAAATTTATAAAACACATAAAAATAAAAATATCAAAAATGAAAATCAATAATCTTTATTATGAAATACTAATTGAATTGTTAAAAATTAATAAATATGTAAATAATTTTTTTAAAAAAGTATTGGTTAACGATGTTGATAAAAAATTAAAGATTAATAGAATAAATCTATTAATCAAAACAAAAAAAGTACTTGAAACTATTGGAAAAATTTTATAA
- the glyQ gene encoding glycine--tRNA ligase subunit alpha — MKKKYKTVQNLIMILQKYWEKQGCSIIQPIDIQVGAGTFHPATFFNAIGSNNTLLAYTQISRRPRDGRYGKNINRLQQYYQFQVIIKPPPKNIKDIYLKSLEKLNISTKKNDIRFIEDNWENPTLGACGIGWEIWINGMEVTQFTYFQQMGGLDCNPISVEITYGIERIAMYSQEINNIFDIIWDENQFKIVKYKDLFYKNEIEQSNYNFKIADTELISLLFKKYLKESIRIINIEKPLVIPAYENMLKACHYFNLLESRKAISTTERQKYILEIRYVTNKIAKTYIKKS; from the coding sequence ATGAAAAAAAAATATAAAACAGTTCAAAATTTAATCATGATTTTACAAAAATACTGGGAAAAACAAGGATGTAGTATAATACAACCCATAGATATTCAAGTAGGAGCAGGTACTTTTCACCCTGCAACATTCTTCAATGCAATTGGATCTAATAATACATTATTGGCTTATACTCAAATATCTAGGAGACCTAGAGATGGAAGATATGGAAAAAATATTAATAGATTACAGCAATATTATCAATTTCAAGTAATAATTAAACCTCCGCCAAAAAATATTAAAGATATATATTTAAAATCTCTAGAAAAACTAAATATAAGTACAAAAAAAAATGATATTCGTTTTATAGAAGACAATTGGGAAAATCCTACATTAGGTGCGTGTGGTATAGGATGGGAAATATGGATAAATGGTATGGAGGTTACTCAATTTACATATTTTCAACAAATGGGAGGATTAGATTGTAATCCAATAAGTGTAGAAATTACTTATGGAATAGAAAGAATTGCAATGTATAGTCAAGAAATAAATAATATTTTTGACATTATTTGGGATGAAAATCAATTTAAGATAGTTAAATACAAAGATTTATTTTATAAAAATGAAATAGAGCAATCAAATTATAATTTTAAAATAGCTGATACCGAATTAATTTCTCTATTATTTAAAAAATATTTAAAAGAATCTATAAGAATAATAAATATTGAAAAACCATTGGTGATTCCTGCGTACGAAAATATGCTAAAAGCATGTCACTATTTTAATTTATTAGAATCAAGAAAAGCTATTTCAACAACTGAAAGACAAAAATACATATTAGAAATAAGATATGTAACAAATAAAATAGCTAAAACATACATAAAAAAATCATAA
- the nfo gene encoding deoxyribonuclease IV: protein MKYIGAHVSISGGLHKSVLNAKKIGATTFALFTKNPLQWNSLDISDKEKKNFINLCKFFNFNLKMILPHCGYLINLGHPVDTLLEKSRCSFINEIIRCKSIGLSFLNVHPGNHLYKITEIDCLKRISHSINIVLDKIENFSIILENTAGQGSSVGYCFDHLKYIIDNIDYKDRIGICIDTCHAFASGYDLRTKEKCKKTFDLFDKIVGLNYLKAFHFNDSKNKFFSNIDRHNNLGKGYIGSEAFIWILQNICLNNIPIILETTNKDMWIKEIIWLKNNYKS, encoded by the coding sequence ATGAAATATATCGGTGCTCATGTTAGTATTAGCGGTGGTTTGCATAAATCTGTATTAAATGCTAAAAAAATAGGCGCTACAACTTTTGCTTTATTTACAAAAAATCCTTTACAATGGAATAGTTTAGATATTTCAGATAAAGAAAAGAAAAATTTTATTAATTTATGTAAATTTTTCAATTTTAACCTTAAAATGATTTTACCTCATTGTGGTTATTTAATTAATTTAGGTCATCCTGTAGATACATTACTTGAAAAGTCTAGATGTTCTTTTATCAATGAAATAATTCGTTGTAAATCTATAGGCCTTTCTTTTTTAAATGTTCATCCAGGTAATCATCTTTATAAGATTACTGAGATAGATTGTTTAAAACGTATATCACATTCTATAAATATAGTCTTAGATAAAATTGAAAATTTTTCTATTATTTTAGAAAATACAGCAGGTCAGGGTAGTAGTGTAGGTTATTGTTTTGATCATTTAAAATATATAATTGATAATATAGATTACAAAGATAGAATAGGTATTTGTATAGATACATGTCATGCATTTGCTTCAGGTTATGATTTAAGAACAAAAGAAAAATGTAAAAAAACATTTGATTTATTTGATAAAATAGTTGGTTTAAACTATTTAAAAGCTTTTCACTTCAACGATTCTAAAAATAAATTTTTTAGTAATATCGACCGTCATAATAATTTAGGCAAAGGTTATATAGGATCTGAAGCTTTTATATGGATCTTACAAAACATTTGTTTAAATAATATACCTATTATCTTAGAAACTACGAATAAAGATATGTGGATAAAAGAAATAATTTGGTTAAAAAATAACTATAAATCATAA
- the rplY gene encoding 50S ribosomal protein L25, translating to MISFIAEQRIKIGTRYSRNLRRLNKLPAIIYGDNQKKSIPIFINNNDIKNIQFESNFYNNKISIKLDDYIYIVKIHAVQKHAFKLQLIHIDFLICS from the coding sequence ATGATTTCTTTTATCGCTGAACAACGTATTAAAATTGGTACTAGATATAGTCGTAATTTGCGTAGATTAAATAAGTTACCAGCTATAATTTATGGTGATAATCAAAAAAAATCCATCCCAATATTTATAAATAATAATGATATTAAAAATATTCAATTTGAATCTAATTTTTATAATAATAAAATATCAATTAAATTAGATGATTATATTTATATTGTAAAAATTCATGCTGTACAAAAACATGCATTTAAACTTCAACTAATACATATAGATTTTTTAATTTGCTCATGA
- a CDS encoding DedA family protein, whose product MEYWLLYIAKKSLFYSIFTIIIVSFLESLAIVGLLIPGIIMMAGLGTLIGNGNISFYQAWTASTIGCFIGDWMSYYIGWKFKARITKFNFLKKYEILIKKTIDAIHKHSMITIITGRFIGPTRPVIPMIAGMLKLPIKRFILPSIIGCILWPPLYFMPGIFTIITVNLPNYNSQNYMFKWTLIIVIIISWLSIWLTWKWWKIEKDTKNKKLSILLNILRCITPISIILSIIGIINIKSNPQMLIFGKILYNILI is encoded by the coding sequence ATGGAATATTGGTTATTATACATAGCAAAAAAATCACTATTTTACTCGATATTTACAATAATAATTGTATCTTTCTTAGAATCACTAGCTATAGTAGGATTATTAATACCAGGTATAATTATGATGGCTGGTTTAGGAACATTAATTGGAAATGGTAATATAAGTTTCTATCAAGCATGGACAGCATCTACAATAGGATGTTTTATTGGAGATTGGATGTCTTATTATATAGGATGGAAATTTAAAGCCAGAATTACAAAATTTAATTTTTTAAAAAAATATGAAATATTAATAAAAAAAACTATAGATGCAATACATAAACATAGTATGATAACTATAATTACAGGAAGATTTATCGGACCTACTAGACCAGTTATACCTATGATAGCAGGAATGTTAAAACTACCAATTAAAAGGTTTATTTTACCAAGTATCATAGGATGTATTTTATGGCCTCCATTATATTTTATGCCAGGTATCTTTACAATTATTACAGTAAATTTACCAAATTATAATTCACAAAATTATATGTTTAAATGGACTCTAATAATTGTGATTATTATTTCTTGGTTAAGCATATGGTTAACATGGAAATGGTGGAAAATAGAAAAAGATACAAAAAACAAAAAATTATCTATATTATTAAATATTTTAAGATGTATAACTCCAATAAGCATCATATTATCTATAATCGGAATTATAAATATAAAATCTAATCCACAAATGTTAATTTTTGGAAAAATTTTATATAATATTTTAATTTAA
- the pdxA gene encoding 4-hydroxythreonine-4-phosphate dehydrogenase PdxA, protein MMNNKRIIITLGEPAGIGPDIIVMLSQRSWPLELVVCADPALLFFKAKKLGIKLNLIEYNSESIPIPQKNSTLNIIPVKMLGKFIPGKLCEYNSEYVINTIKEATNRCMNKEFSALVTGPVHKGIINKAGIKFTGHTDFLAKITKSYKTIMLIVHDDFKIAFATNHIPINKVSKYITYSYLYNTILIINKDLQNKFNILNPRILVCGLNPHAGEDGYLGNEELKVIIPVIKKLSSDGLRVLGPISADSVFQSKYLNNADVILVMYHDQGLPVVKYNNIGNSVNVTLGLPFIRTSVDHGTALNLINSNNNEIKVNSFVKAINLAFDMSCNII, encoded by the coding sequence ATTATGAATAATAAACGTATTATAATAACTTTAGGAGAACCAGCAGGTATAGGTCCTGATATTATTGTGATGTTATCCCAAAGATCTTGGCCTTTAGAATTAGTTGTATGTGCAGATCCTGCTTTGTTATTTTTTAAAGCAAAAAAATTAGGAATTAAATTAAATCTTATAGAATATAATTCAGAGTCCATACCTATTCCTCAAAAGAACAGCACTTTAAATATTATTCCAGTAAAAATGTTAGGTAAGTTTATTCCAGGTAAATTATGTGAATATAATAGTGAATATGTAATAAACACTATTAAAGAAGCTACTAATAGATGTATGAACAAAGAATTTTCCGCTCTTGTTACAGGTCCTGTTCACAAAGGTATTATTAATAAAGCAGGTATTAAATTTACAGGTCATACAGATTTTTTAGCAAAAATTACAAAATCATATAAAACTATTATGTTGATTGTTCATGATGATTTTAAGATTGCTTTTGCAACTAATCATATACCTATAAATAAAGTTTCTAAATATATTACTTATAGTTATTTATATAATACAATATTAATTATTAATAAAGATTTACAAAATAAATTTAATATTCTTAATCCTCGTATATTAGTTTGTGGTTTAAATCCTCATGCTGGAGAAGATGGTTACTTAGGTAATGAAGAATTAAAAGTAATTATTCCTGTTATAAAAAAATTATCAAGTGATGGTTTAAGAGTATTAGGTCCTATTTCTGCTGATTCAGTATTTCAATCAAAATATTTGAATAATGCAGATGTAATTCTTGTTATGTATCATGATCAAGGTTTACCTGTTGTTAAATATAATAATATAGGAAATTCTGTCAATGTAACACTTGGCTTACCTTTTATTAGAACTTCTGTAGATCATGGAACTGCATTGAATTTAATTAATAGTAATAATAATGAAATTAAAGTTAATAGTTTTGTTAAAGCTATTAATTTGGCTTTTGATATGAGCTGTA